The Coregonus clupeaformis isolate EN_2021a unplaced genomic scaffold, ASM2061545v1 scaf0531, whole genome shotgun sequence genome has a window encoding:
- the LOC123485009 gene encoding borealin-2-like isoform X1 codes for MAPRRIRKISNQAEGHTDGQISKEMRQKRGALFIQQFEKEAQDRINEMEAKLEQTLATVDQVFKVELMKMPPALQKTLIMDLINDDISAGEVTIAIKTESPEIHQPLTRKLSKKVKGSKKARLLANSSSTGSLRCATSTNTKITKTRLAKISDQSPLTGTKHGSVLRSASDDHLYCSLSGLSPHVTISTAHGETLCLSDDTVEDADIGLLDDMAILQMQKLMKLMDYLYNKVKANQQ; via the exons ATGGCACCAAGAAGGATAAGAAAAATCAGCAATCAGGCAGAAGGACACACAGATGGTCAAATTAGCAAAGAGATGCGCCAAAAGCGGGGGGCGCTTTTTATTCAACAGTTCGAGAAAGAAG CACAGGACCGTATAAACGAGATGGAGGCAAAATTGGAGCAGACTCTTGCAACAGTAGATCAGGTTTTCAAAGTGGAATTGATGAAAATGCCACCTGCGCTTCAAAAAACCCTGATAATGGATTTAATAAATG ATGACATTTCGGCAGGTGAAGTCACAATCGCCATAAAG ACCGAGTCACCCGAGATTCACCAGCCTCTCACTAGGAAGCTCAGTAAAAAAG TCAAA GGTTCCAAGAAAGCCAGATTACTTGCCAATAGCTCAAGCACTGGAAGCCTACG GTGTGCCACATCCACAAATACAAAAATAACCAAAACTCGTCTTGCCAAAATCAGTGATCAGTCGCCACTGACTGGAACGAAACACGG ATCTGTTTTGCGGTCAGCCAGTGATGACCACCTGTATTGCTCCCTGTCTGGATTGTCTCCACATGTAACAATCTCTACAGCCCATGGAGAG ACATTGTGCCTCTCGGATGATACTGTTGAAGATGCCGACATTGGGTTACTGGATGACATGGCTATTCTCCAGATGCAGAAGTTGATG AAACTGATGGACTACCTTTACAACAAAGTCAAAGCGAATCAGCAATGA
- the LOC123485009 gene encoding borealin-2-like isoform X2 gives MAPRRIRKISNQAEGHTDGQISKEMRQKRGALFIQQFEKEAQDRINEMEAKLEQTLATVDQVFKVELMKMPPALQKTLIMDLINDDISAGEVTIAIKTESPEIHQPLTRKLSKKVKGSKKARLLANSSSTGSLRCATSTNTKITKTRLAKISDQSPLTGTKHGSVLRSASDDHLYCSLSGLSPHVTISTAHGEKLMDYLYNKVKANQQ, from the exons ATGGCACCAAGAAGGATAAGAAAAATCAGCAATCAGGCAGAAGGACACACAGATGGTCAAATTAGCAAAGAGATGCGCCAAAAGCGGGGGGCGCTTTTTATTCAACAGTTCGAGAAAGAAG CACAGGACCGTATAAACGAGATGGAGGCAAAATTGGAGCAGACTCTTGCAACAGTAGATCAGGTTTTCAAAGTGGAATTGATGAAAATGCCACCTGCGCTTCAAAAAACCCTGATAATGGATTTAATAAATG ATGACATTTCGGCAGGTGAAGTCACAATCGCCATAAAG ACCGAGTCACCCGAGATTCACCAGCCTCTCACTAGGAAGCTCAGTAAAAAAG TCAAA GGTTCCAAGAAAGCCAGATTACTTGCCAATAGCTCAAGCACTGGAAGCCTACG GTGTGCCACATCCACAAATACAAAAATAACCAAAACTCGTCTTGCCAAAATCAGTGATCAGTCGCCACTGACTGGAACGAAACACGG ATCTGTTTTGCGGTCAGCCAGTGATGACCACCTGTATTGCTCCCTGTCTGGATTGTCTCCACATGTAACAATCTCTACAGCCCATGGAGAG AAACTGATGGACTACCTTTACAACAAAGTCAAAGCGAATCAGCAATGA
- the LOC123485009 gene encoding borealin-2-like isoform X3 codes for MEAKLEQTLATVDQVFKVELMKMPPALQKTLIMDLINDDISAGEVTIAIKTESPEIHQPLTRKLSKKVKGSKKARLLANSSSTGSLRCATSTNTKITKTRLAKISDQSPLTGTKHGSVLRSASDDHLYCSLSGLSPHVTISTAHGETLCLSDDTVEDADIGLLDDMAILQMQKLMKLMDYLYNKVKANQQ; via the exons ATGGAGGCAAAATTGGAGCAGACTCTTGCAACAGTAGATCAGGTTTTCAAAGTGGAATTGATGAAAATGCCACCTGCGCTTCAAAAAACCCTGATAATGGATTTAATAAATG ATGACATTTCGGCAGGTGAAGTCACAATCGCCATAAAG ACCGAGTCACCCGAGATTCACCAGCCTCTCACTAGGAAGCTCAGTAAAAAAG TCAAA GGTTCCAAGAAAGCCAGATTACTTGCCAATAGCTCAAGCACTGGAAGCCTACG GTGTGCCACATCCACAAATACAAAAATAACCAAAACTCGTCTTGCCAAAATCAGTGATCAGTCGCCACTGACTGGAACGAAACACGG ATCTGTTTTGCGGTCAGCCAGTGATGACCACCTGTATTGCTCCCTGTCTGGATTGTCTCCACATGTAACAATCTCTACAGCCCATGGAGAG ACATTGTGCCTCTCGGATGATACTGTTGAAGATGCCGACATTGGGTTACTGGATGACATGGCTATTCTCCAGATGCAGAAGTTGATG AAACTGATGGACTACCTTTACAACAAAGTCAAAGCGAATCAGCAATGA